A window of the bacterium genome harbors these coding sequences:
- a CDS encoding saccharopine dehydrogenase NADP-binding domain-containing protein: protein MTDITVLGSGMVGKAMAIDLSRNFTVTVIDINEKSFDGLKKHNNIKTIREDVSSSKTLKKLVADADLVIGAVPGFMGFETVKNVIEAGKNIVDISFFPEDPFELNNLAKNKDVTAVTDCGVAPGMSNMILGFHNQDMQINSFECLVGGLPKTRTLPFEYKAPFSPVDVLEEYTRPSRFVENGKIITKPALSDPEFVDFEGIGTLEAFNTDGLRSLLKTMEIPCMKEKTLRYPGHRRIMEILKDTGFLSDEPIRIKNTDIRPVEFTSKILFPVWELGIDEEEFTVMRISISGRLQGKDKNIVYTMIDKFDKDTKTSSMARTTGYACTAVANLVAKKQYTRKGISPPEYIGMDKKCFEDVMLYLNKRNIRYNVNNAVK, encoded by the coding sequence ATGACAGATATAACTGTTCTCGGAAGCGGAATGGTCGGCAAAGCAATGGCAATTGATCTGTCCCGCAATTTTACTGTTACAGTAATTGATATAAACGAAAAATCCTTTGACGGGTTAAAGAAGCACAATAACATTAAAACAATCAGGGAAGATGTCTCTTCAAGTAAAACACTAAAGAAACTTGTTGCTGATGCTGATCTTGTAATTGGTGCAGTACCAGGTTTTATGGGATTCGAAACTGTTAAAAACGTAATCGAAGCAGGAAAGAATATTGTTGATATCTCCTTTTTTCCCGAAGATCCCTTTGAACTAAATAATCTTGCAAAAAATAAAGATGTTACTGCAGTTACAGATTGCGGCGTTGCGCCCGGTATGAGCAATATGATTCTCGGATTTCATAATCAGGATATGCAGATTAACAGCTTCGAATGCCTTGTCGGGGGCCTTCCCAAAACTCGTACTCTTCCCTTTGAATATAAAGCTCCATTCTCTCCTGTTGATGTTCTTGAGGAATATACAAGGCCTTCGCGTTTTGTTGAAAACGGTAAAATTATTACAAAACCTGCTTTAAGCGATCCTGAATTTGTAGATTTTGAAGGAATCGGCACTCTTGAAGCATTTAACACAGACGGCCTGCGTTCGCTTCTCAAAACAATGGAAATTCCCTGCATGAAAGAAAAAACATTACGATACCCCGGCCACAGAAGAATAATGGAAATTCTAAAAGACACGGGATTTTTGTCTGATGAACCTATTCGGATAAAAAATACAGATATCCGCCCTGTTGAATTTACTTCAAAAATTCTATTCCCTGTCTGGGAACTTGGCATTGATGAAGAAGAATTTACAGTTATGCGAATATCTATCTCCGGCAGGCTACAGGGAAAAGACAAAAATATTGTCTATACAATGATTGATAAATTTGATAAAGATACAAAAACTTCCTCTATGGCAAGAACAACAGGATATGCATGCACTGCAGTTGCAAATCTTGTAGCAAAGAAACAATACACAAGAAAAGGCATTTCTCCGCCTGAGTATATTGGAATGGATAAAAAATGTTTTGAAGATGTAATGCTTTACCTTAATAAACGTAACATTCGTTACAACGTCAATAATGCCGTGAAGTAA